A region of Maribacter algicola DNA encodes the following proteins:
- a CDS encoding pyridoxal phosphate-dependent aminotransferase, with amino-acid sequence METGKLNRRNWLKTGLLTAGGITLFPHLGISEVPKNYIPLDTQGNALYSPFFKEFVPKEFPEESKLLAKLNANENPYGPSPKAVEALKKVAIKGNRYAWRELFDLIDKIAAEEGVSPKNIMMGPGSSDLLEKTGMVLFLNGGNVVSADPSYMSLMQVAQATGASWKPVPLKEDWSHDLKAMEAAIDSETKLVYICNPNNPTGSITDSKELLDFCSRVSEKVPVFVDEAYLAFLEDGAKQSMVSLINKGKDVIIARTFSKIHGMAGLRVGYIVAQESTLEKIQKITRGGMGISYTSIYAALASMDDKEFQDTSREKNAAAREYVYKSLSNLGYDYVPSSTSFIIFPIEMDGKLFLDKMLEKQVGVRAFEFMGKNWCRVSMGTMDEMKIFTAALTDVLA; translated from the coding sequence ATTGCTCACAGCAGGAGGTATCACTTTATTTCCCCACCTGGGTATTTCTGAGGTACCTAAAAATTATATTCCTTTGGACACACAAGGAAACGCCTTGTACAGCCCATTCTTCAAGGAGTTTGTACCCAAGGAATTCCCGGAGGAATCAAAGCTATTGGCAAAATTGAATGCTAATGAAAACCCTTACGGTCCTTCACCAAAAGCGGTTGAGGCATTGAAAAAGGTAGCCATAAAAGGTAACCGATATGCGTGGCGAGAATTATTCGATCTTATCGATAAAATCGCTGCCGAGGAAGGTGTGAGTCCAAAAAACATCATGATGGGGCCAGGTTCTTCCGATCTTTTGGAAAAAACAGGTATGGTCCTTTTCCTTAATGGTGGAAATGTAGTTTCTGCAGATCCGTCCTATATGTCGCTCATGCAGGTAGCCCAAGCCACAGGAGCCAGTTGGAAACCCGTTCCCCTCAAGGAGGATTGGTCACACGACCTTAAGGCTATGGAAGCGGCCATTGATTCAGAAACGAAACTTGTATATATCTGTAACCCCAATAATCCTACTGGTAGTATAACGGATAGCAAGGAGTTGTTGGATTTCTGTTCAAGGGTCTCAGAAAAAGTACCCGTTTTTGTAGATGAGGCGTACTTGGCCTTCCTAGAAGATGGTGCAAAACAAAGCATGGTAAGCCTTATCAACAAAGGAAAGGACGTAATCATCGCAAGGACCTTTTCCAAGATTCATGGCATGGCAGGCCTACGCGTAGGATATATTGTGGCCCAGGAATCCACGTTGGAAAAAATTCAAAAAATTACCCGAGGGGGTATGGGTATTTCCTATACGTCAATTTACGCCGCTCTCGCTAGTATGGATGACAAGGAATTTCAGGATACATCAAGGGAAAAAAATGCGGCCGCTAGGGAATACGTTTACAAAAGCCTTTCCAATTTAGGGTACGACTACGTTCCATCCTCAACAAGCTTCATCATTTTTCCAATAGAAATGGACGGAAAATTGTTCTTGGATAAGATGCTTGAAAAACAAGTGGGCGTCCGGGCCTTTGAATTTATGGGAAAAAATTGGTGCAGGGTGAGTATGGGCACCATGGATGAAATGAAAATATTCACGGCTGCGCTTACAGACGTTTTGGCATAA
- a CDS encoding CYTH domain-containing protein → MIEIERKFLVKSMHFVDNAVSSTKIIQGFLNTHPERTVRIRIKGEKGFLTVKGKSNETGTTRFEWETEIAHIDAQKLLQLCEKGVLDKTRYLVPFEGHNFEVDVFQGENKGLILAEIELTTESELFQKPQWLGEEVTGDIKYYNSQLSKQPFNTW, encoded by the coding sequence ATGATTGAGATTGAACGTAAATTTTTGGTCAAGTCCATGCATTTTGTGGACAATGCGGTTTCAAGTACCAAAATCATTCAAGGATTTTTGAACACACACCCTGAAAGGACCGTGAGGATACGCATAAAAGGGGAGAAGGGTTTTTTAACGGTTAAGGGAAAATCGAACGAAACCGGGACCACCCGTTTTGAATGGGAGACCGAAATAGCGCATATCGATGCCCAAAAGTTGCTCCAACTATGTGAGAAGGGCGTTTTGGATAAGACAAGGTATTTAGTGCCTTTTGAGGGTCACAATTTTGAAGTCGACGTATTCCAAGGGGAGAACAAGGGCCTTATTTTGGCAGAAATCGAACTCACCACTGAAAGTGAACTATTCCAAAAGCCCCAATGGTTGGGGGAGGAAGTCACCGGAGATATTAAATATTACAATTCACAATTAAGTAAACAACCCTTTAATACCTGGTAA
- a CDS encoding NAD(P)H-binding protein, with protein MERHKKSAIILGATGLTGSTLLQLLLEDSRYETIKLFSRKPVNISSDKIEEHLGDVLDLGHFKPVFKADEVFCCIGTTKSKTPDRELYRKIDFGIPVEAARMCKANGIDTFMVISAMGADPNSTIFYNRVKGEMEDAVLKMGISKTYILQPSLISGPREERRPGEWLAKQLFKVLNVFMVGPLKKYRSIHPKEIAICMLKLANGEEASGRITSDEIKIIASHD; from the coding sequence ATGGAGCGACACAAAAAATCGGCTATTATACTTGGGGCCACAGGGCTCACCGGCAGTACTCTTTTACAATTACTTTTAGAAGATTCCCGGTATGAAACAATAAAATTGTTTTCAAGAAAACCTGTAAATATATCCTCGGATAAAATAGAGGAGCATCTTGGGGATGTGCTGGATTTGGGGCATTTTAAACCTGTATTTAAGGCCGATGAGGTTTTCTGCTGTATTGGTACCACCAAATCAAAAACGCCCGATAGGGAACTATACCGAAAAATAGATTTTGGAATCCCTGTAGAGGCAGCTCGAATGTGCAAAGCCAATGGCATTGATACCTTTATGGTTATTTCAGCAATGGGGGCAGACCCAAATAGTACTATTTTTTACAATAGGGTAAAGGGGGAAATGGAAGATGCGGTATTAAAAATGGGCATATCGAAGACCTATATTTTACAGCCTTCCTTAATTTCCGGACCACGGGAAGAACGACGTCCCGGCGAGTGGCTGGCAAAGCAATTATTCAAGGTTTTGAATGTATTTATGGTGGGGCCATTGAAAAAGTATCGGTCCATTCATCCCAAGGAAATAGCGATATGTATGCTGAAATTGGCCAATGGTGAAGAAGCAAGCGGAAGAATTACTTCGGATGAAATAAAAATAATCGCAAGTCATGATTGA
- a CDS encoding YciI family protein codes for MKMILPLFLTVLVSCGNPKLDREIHSKNNEPSKTRAEIKKELIDKGYEVFDYIDEETKDTVLMQQYFIAFLKSGPNRSQSKKEADSLQSLHLGHLGRMYELGYADISGPFGDNGDIRGITIYNTPTYEIADSLAHMDPMVKAGRLVIEIHPWWAAKGFHLR; via the coding sequence ATGAAAATGATTTTACCTTTATTTCTTACCGTGCTTGTCTCTTGCGGGAATCCAAAATTGGATAGGGAAATACACTCCAAAAATAATGAACCGAGCAAAACCAGGGCAGAAATTAAGAAAGAACTGATCGATAAGGGCTATGAAGTCTTTGATTATATCGATGAGGAAACCAAAGATACGGTGTTGATGCAGCAATACTTCATTGCATTTTTAAAATCAGGGCCAAATAGAAGTCAGTCCAAGAAGGAGGCTGATAGTCTCCAATCCCTTCATTTAGGGCATTTAGGGCGTATGTATGAATTGGGCTATGCAGATATTTCAGGACCATTTGGGGATAATGGGGACATTAGGGGCATTACCATCTATAACACACCAACCTATGAAATAGCAGATAGCCTTGCCCACATGGACCCTATGGTCAAGGCGGGTAGATTGGTGATAGAAATACACCCATGGTGGGCGGCCAAGGGATTTCACTTAAGATAG
- a CDS encoding AEC family transporter produces the protein MDYTLQKTFTFLLFIGIGLLLKFKFGSKEELTGIKKIILNLALPATIFIALLGVQLDAELLSLPFLALGLNILLFVLFPYVMPLTGIKKNSPEYRTARLLVPSLAPGLSCFPFVLEFLGEAYLAKAAMADLGNKVFVLIILYLVAMNWYYSKRAITDQSRASKLKSLTMAMISEPVNIFIVIALILVFFGFKMESLPFIISDTLTRLSVIMTPLVLLFIGLAVKIKKQQIYKISSLLFLRAGFVSVLSGAFILVANITLQQDILLLLSFGLSACSFWPFSHIAVVGSQEVDIKKKQKTFNATFGVNILALSFPLSTILILGILSSGNLFSNGYSVLVLGMILSFVGTIPYLFKVVFKSREKEGRQKAGWVIYKTTRTETT, from the coding sequence ATGGATTATACATTACAAAAAACATTTACCTTTTTATTATTTATAGGTATAGGTCTACTCCTTAAATTCAAATTTGGATCAAAGGAGGAGTTGACAGGTATCAAGAAAATAATTTTAAACCTTGCTTTGCCCGCCACTATATTTATAGCCTTGTTGGGTGTACAATTGGATGCGGAATTGCTTTCACTACCATTTTTGGCACTAGGACTGAACATACTCCTATTTGTTTTGTTTCCCTATGTAATGCCCTTAACCGGAATTAAAAAGAATTCCCCAGAATATCGTACGGCAAGATTGTTGGTGCCTTCTTTGGCACCAGGTCTTTCCTGTTTCCCTTTTGTTTTGGAGTTTTTGGGCGAAGCGTACTTGGCAAAGGCGGCCATGGCAGACTTGGGCAATAAAGTTTTTGTTTTAATAATCCTTTACCTCGTAGCCATGAATTGGTACTATAGCAAACGGGCTATAACAGACCAATCCAGGGCATCGAAATTAAAGTCCTTGACAATGGCAATGATCTCCGAACCCGTAAATATCTTTATAGTCATTGCCTTGATTTTGGTATTTTTTGGTTTTAAAATGGAGTCGTTGCCATTTATCATTAGTGATACGCTTACGCGACTCAGCGTCATAATGACGCCCCTTGTTCTTTTGTTTATCGGCTTGGCCGTGAAAATAAAGAAACAGCAGATTTATAAAATTTCCTCATTGCTTTTTTTGAGAGCTGGATTTGTAAGTGTCCTTTCAGGAGCATTTATCCTAGTTGCAAACATTACTTTACAACAGGATATACTTTTACTGCTTTCATTTGGGTTAAGTGCTTGTAGTTTCTGGCCATTTTCGCATATTGCAGTAGTAGGATCTCAAGAAGTGGACATTAAGAAGAAACAGAAGACCTTCAATGCTACTTTTGGAGTGAATATCCTTGCCTTGTCGTTTCCTTTATCAACGATACTCATATTGGGTATTTTATCCAGCGGAAATCTTTTTTCCAATGGATATTCCGTATTGGTCTTAGGTATGATTTTATCTTTTGTGGGCACCATACCATATTTATTCAAAGTTGTATTTAAATCACGGGAAAAGGAAGGTAGGCAGAAAGCTGGTTGGGTCATTTACAAAACCACCAGAACGGAAACAACTTGA